A genomic region of Nymphaea colorata isolate Beijing-Zhang1983 chromosome 2, ASM883128v2, whole genome shotgun sequence contains the following coding sequences:
- the LOC116248004 gene encoding 26S proteasome non-ATPase regulatory subunit 2 homolog A-like, translated as MAPEPNQSVNGEQATVKVPSKDPKKKKDEKKEEDLSDEDLALKQQLELYVERVQDADPGVQKLALESMRQEIRTSTSSMTSVPKPLKFLRPHYGTLKAFYETMADTDLKKYLADILSVLALTMSAEGERESLKYRLLGSEGDIGSWGHEYVRNLAGEISQEFTKRQVDEASIDDLMELVQQIVAFHVKHNAEPEAVDLLMEVEDLDLLVEHIDSTNYKRTCLYLTSFASYLPGPDDTVVLDIAYSIYMKFEEYTNALRVALCMDNSQYVKQTFTACEDILQKKQLCYILARQGVMLELDDEMLSGHEDQRDSMQEIIYNAKLSEGYLALARDIEVMEPKSPEDIYKAHLIDGRASAGASVDSARQNLAATFVNAFVNAGFGQDKLITVPSESSSGGSSGSWLFKNKEHGKASAAASLGLILLWDVDNGLAQIDKYFHSNDNHVIAGALLAVGIVNCGVRNECDPAYALLAEYVMKEDSTVRIGAIMGLGLAYAGSQKDEILRLLSPILTDSKVPIDVIAFSAISLGLIYVGSCNDEVAQSIILALMERETELGEPLARFLSLGLGLLYLGKQDNVDATLEVAKTLNERISRYCQVTLMSCAFAGTGNVLKVQSLLGLCSEHLEKGEIHQGPAVLGIAMVAMAEELGLEMAIRSLEHLLQYGEQNIRRAVPLALGLLCMSNPKVNVMDTLSRLSHDTDTEVAMAAIISLGLIGAGTNNARIAGMLRNLSSYYYKEASLLFCVRIAQGLVHLGKGLLTLAPYHSDRFLLSHSAIAGIITLLHACLDMKSIVLGKYHYVLYYLVLAMQPRMLMAVDEHLKPLSVPVRVGQAVDVVGQAGRPKTITGFQTHSTPVLLAAGDRAELATEKYLPLSSVLEGFVILKENPEYSGQ; from the exons ATGGCGCCCGAGCCTAATCAGAGCGTGAACGGCGAACAGGCGACAGTTAAGGTTCCGTCCAAGGatcccaagaagaagaaggatgagaagaaagaggaagattTG TCGGATGAGGATTTGGCTCTGAAGCAGCAGCTCGAGCTCTATGTCGAAAGGGTTCAGGATGCCGACCCCGGCGTCCAGAAGCTTGCCTTAGAGAGCATGAG GCAAGAAATCCGTACATCAACAAGTTCCATGACTTCAGTTCCTAAACCTCTAAAATTCCTTCGTCCTCACTATGGGACATTGAAAGCTTTCTATGAGACCATGGCAGATACAGATCTTAAG AAATATCTAGCAGATATACTTTCTGTTTTGGCCTTGACCATGTCTGCTGAAGGAGAAAGG GAGAGTTTAAAATATAGGCTGTTGGGGTCTGAGGGTGACATTGGTTCTTGGGGTCATGAATATGTAAG GAATCTAGCTGGAGAAATTTCTCAGGAGTTCACAAAGCGACAG GTTGATGAAGCTTCAATAGATGATCTGATGGAACTGGTTCAACAAATTGTGGCTTTTCATGTGAAG CACAATGCTGAACCGGAAGCCGTTGATCTTTTAATGGAG GTTGAAGACCTGGATTTGTTGGTTGAGCATATTGATTCCACAAACTACAAAAGGACATGCTTGTACCTTACTAGCTTTGCTAG TTACCTGCCGGGGCCAGATGATACTGTAGTGCTTGACATAGCCTATTCGatttatatgaaatttgagGAGTACACAAATGCACTCCGTGTTGCACTTTGTATGGATAATTCTCAG TATGTTAAGCAAACATTCACTGCTTGCGAGGACATTCTACAGAAGAAGCAACTTTGTTATATCTTGGCTCGCCAG GGTGTCATGTTGGAGCTTGATGATGAAATGTTGTCTGGACATGAAGACCAGAGGGACTCGATGCAGGAAATTATATATAATGCTAAGTTAAGTGAAGGATATCTTGCACTTGCTCGTGATATTGAGGTCATGGAACCTAAATCTCCTGAAGACATCTACAAG GCTCATTTGATTGATGGCCGAGCTAGCGCAGGAGCTAGTGTTGATTCTGCCAGACAAAATTTGGCAGCTACATTTGTTAATGCCTTTGTTAATGCAGGATTTGGTCAA GATAAGCTGATAACTGTACCTTCTGAATCTTCAAGTGGTGGGTCTTCTGGAAGTTGGCTTTTCAAAAACAAGGAACATGGAAAAGCCAGTGCTGCGGCAAGTTTG GGGCTAATACTCTTGTGGGATGTTGATAATGGACTTGCTCAAATTGACAAATATTTCCATAGCAATGATAATCATGTTATTGCGGGAGCCCTTTTAGCTGTTGGAATTGTCAACTGTGGTGTTCGAAATGAATGTGATCCT GCATATGCACTGTTAGCAGAGTATGTCATGAAAGAAGATTCAACAGTCCGTATTGGTGCAATTATGGGTCTTGGTCTGGCTTATGCAGGATCTCAGAAGGATGAG ATTCTTCGGCTTTTGTCACCAATCTTAACTGATTCTAAAGTGCCAATCGATGTCATAGCATTTAGTGCAATTTCCCTTGGATTAATCTATGTGGGTTCGTGTAATGATGAGGTTGCTCAGTCAATAATTCTTGCTTTAATGGAGCGAGAGACTGAACTTGGTGAACCTTTGGCTCGGTTTTTATCTCTGGGTCTGGGCCTTCTCTACCTAGGGAAGCAG GATAATGTTGATGCTACACTTGAAGTTGCGAAGACCCTGAATGAAAGAATATCCAGATATTGTCAAGTGACCCTCATGTCTTGTGCCTTTGCTGGGACAGGGAATGTTCTGAAG GTGCAAAGTCTTCTTGGACTATGTTCAGAGCATCTTGAAAAGGGTGAAATTCATCAGGGACCTGCTGTTCTTGGAATTGCCATGGTTGCAATGGCTGAGGAATTGGGACTTGAGATGGCAATTCGCTCGTTGGAACATCTACTACAATATGGTGAACAGAACATTCGTAGGGCTGTGCCTTTGGCTCTTGGTTTGCTCTGCATGTCCAATCCTAAG GTTAATGTTATGGATACACTAAGCAGACTAAGCCATGACACAGACACAGAAGTAGCCATG GCTGCAATCATATCTTTAGGTTTAATAGGTGCAGGAACTAACAATGCTCGTATAGCTGGGATGCTACGTAATCTTTCAAGTTATTACTATAAAGAGGCCAGCCTTCTATTTTGT GTACGCATTGCTCAAGGACTTGTACACCTCGGAAAGGGTTTATTGACACTTGCTCCTTATCATTCTGATCGATTTTTACTTTCTCA CTCTGCAATCGCTGGAATAATAACCCTTCTCCATGCTTGTCTGGATATGAAATCCATTGTGCTGGGGAAATACCATTACGTTCTCTATTATCTTGTTCTGGCGATGCAG CCACGGATGTTGATGGCAGTTGATGAACACCTGAAGCCCCTCTCAGTGCCGGTCCGAGTTGGTCAGGCTGTTGATGTAGTTGGTCAGGCTGGTCGGCCAAAGACAATCACAGGATTCCAGACACATTCAACTCCAGTCCTGCTAGCTGCGGGTGATAGAGCAGAATTGGCAACAGAAAA GTATCTTCCGCTTTCATCTGTTCTGGAGGGTTTCGTGATCTTAAAAGAGAACCCTGAATACTCTGGCCAATAA
- the LOC116248820 gene encoding mitogen-activated protein kinase kinase 3 isoform X2, with translation MAGLEELKKKLGPLFDADKGFPSGLGLSPCDSYMVSDGGTVNLLSRSCGVYNINELGLQKRTSGLVHDEDSNEKTYRCASHEMRIFGAIGCGASSIVQRAIHIPVHRILALKKINVFEKEKRQQLLNEIRTLCEAPSAQGLVEFHGAFYTPDSGQISIALEYMNGGSLADVLRVQKFIPEPVLASMVQKLLLGLSYLHGVRHLVHRDIKPANLLINLKGEPKITDFGISAGLENSVAMCATFVGTVTYMSPERIRNESYSYPADIWSLGLAIFECGTGEFPYTATEGPVNLMLQLLAHSFIMKHESSKVDLAAYARSVFDPTQRLRDLADMLTIHYYLLFDGSDDFWHHAKVLYGEASTFSFLDEVYVGATDIFTKLSSIRKTLVGDGFQERLVHVVESLQCCAHGNDGLAIRVSGSFIIGNHFLICGNGVQVEGMPRFDDFTRESIMQQKMGTFHEQFIMEPGSVVGCFLISKQELYILQ, from the exons ATGGCTGGCTTGGAGGAGCTCAAAAAGAAGTTAGGGCCACTTTTTGATGCTGATAAAGGCTTCCCATCTGGGTTGGGATTGAGCCCATGTGATTCATACATG GTATCTGATGGTGGGACAGTTAATCTGCTAAGTAGGTCATGTGGGGTGTACAACATAAATGAGCTTGGGTTACAAAAGAGAACATCAGGTCTAGTACATGATGAGGATTCCAATGAAAAGACATATCGATGTGCTTCGCATGAAATGCGGATATTTGGAGCCATTGGATGTGGTGCAAGCAGCATTGTTCAAAGGGCTATTCATATACCAGTTCATCGTATATTAGCATTGAAGAAGATTAATGTCTTTGAGAAG gaaaaaagacaGCAGCTACTTAATGAGATAAGGACCTTGTGTGAGGCACCTTCTGCTCAAGGTTTAGTGGAATTTCATGGAGCATTTTATACTCCAGACTCAGGGCAAATCAGCATTGCATTAGAGTACATGAATGGAGGATCCCTTGCAGATGTTTTACGAGTTCAAAAATTTATTCCAGAGCCAGTTCTTGCATCTATGGTCCAGAAGCTTTTGCTC GGGCTGAGTTACCTACATGGAGTTCGTCATCTTGTTCATAGAGACATAAAACCTGCAAATCTGCTTATTAATCTGAAGGGGGAACCCAAGATCACTGACTTTGGCATTAGCGCTGGTTTGGAGAATTCAGTTGCCATG TGTGCTACTTTTGTTGGGACTGTTACATACATGTCACCTGAGAGAATCCGGAATGAGAGCTACTCCTACCCAGCAGATATTTGGAGCCTTGGATTGGCTATATTTGAGTGTGGAACTGGGGAGTTTCCATATACGGCAACTGAGGGTCCTGTCAATCTCATGCTACAG CTCCTAGCACATTCATTTATTATGAAGCATGAGAGTTCAAAGGTAGACCTAGCAGCATACGCTCGAAGTGTGTTTGACCCTACACAGAGACTGAGGGATTTAGCCGAC ATGCTCACAATCCACTACTACTTACTGTTTGATGGATCTGATGATTTTTGGCACCATGCAAAGGTTCTCTATGGTGAAGCTTCAACTTTCAG TTTCTTGGATGAGGTATATGTGGGCGCAActgatattttcacaaagtTGTCAAGCATAAGAAAGACATTGGTTGGTGATGGGTTCCAGGAGAGGTTGGTACATGTTGTTGAAAGTCTTCAGTGTTGTGCTCATGGAAATGATGGGCTTGCCATCCGCGTCTCTGGCTCATTTATAATTGGGAACCACTTTCTTATATGCGGGAATGGTGTACAAGTAGAGGGAATGCCGAGATTTGATGACTTCACTCGTGAGAGCATTATGCAGCAAAAGATGGGCACCTTTCATGAACAGTTCATAATGGAGCCTGGTAGTGTCGTGGGATGCTTCTTGATATCCAAGCAAGAACTGTATATCTTGCAATAG
- the LOC116248820 gene encoding mitogen-activated protein kinase kinase 3 isoform X1 — protein MAGLEELKKKLGPLFDADKGFPSGLGLSPCDSYMVSDGGTVNLLSRSCGVYNINELGLQKRTSGLVHDEDSNEKTYRCASHEMRIFGAIGCGASSIVQRAIHIPVHRILALKKINVFEKEKRQQLLNEIRTLCEAPSAQGLVEFHGAFYTPDSGQISIALEYMNGGSLADVLRVQKFIPEPVLASMVQKLLLGLSYLHGVRHLVHRDIKPANLLINLKGEPKITDFGISAGLENSVAMCATFVGTVTYMSPERIRNESYSYPADIWSLGLAIFECGTGEFPYTATEGPVNLMLQILDDPSPSPSKESFSPEFCSFIDACLQKDPEARPTAEQLLAHSFIMKHESSKVDLAAYARSVFDPTQRLRDLADMLTIHYYLLFDGSDDFWHHAKVLYGEASTFSFLDEVYVGATDIFTKLSSIRKTLVGDGFQERLVHVVESLQCCAHGNDGLAIRVSGSFIIGNHFLICGNGVQVEGMPRFDDFTRESIMQQKMGTFHEQFIMEPGSVVGCFLISKQELYILQ, from the exons ATGGCTGGCTTGGAGGAGCTCAAAAAGAAGTTAGGGCCACTTTTTGATGCTGATAAAGGCTTCCCATCTGGGTTGGGATTGAGCCCATGTGATTCATACATG GTATCTGATGGTGGGACAGTTAATCTGCTAAGTAGGTCATGTGGGGTGTACAACATAAATGAGCTTGGGTTACAAAAGAGAACATCAGGTCTAGTACATGATGAGGATTCCAATGAAAAGACATATCGATGTGCTTCGCATGAAATGCGGATATTTGGAGCCATTGGATGTGGTGCAAGCAGCATTGTTCAAAGGGCTATTCATATACCAGTTCATCGTATATTAGCATTGAAGAAGATTAATGTCTTTGAGAAG gaaaaaagacaGCAGCTACTTAATGAGATAAGGACCTTGTGTGAGGCACCTTCTGCTCAAGGTTTAGTGGAATTTCATGGAGCATTTTATACTCCAGACTCAGGGCAAATCAGCATTGCATTAGAGTACATGAATGGAGGATCCCTTGCAGATGTTTTACGAGTTCAAAAATTTATTCCAGAGCCAGTTCTTGCATCTATGGTCCAGAAGCTTTTGCTC GGGCTGAGTTACCTACATGGAGTTCGTCATCTTGTTCATAGAGACATAAAACCTGCAAATCTGCTTATTAATCTGAAGGGGGAACCCAAGATCACTGACTTTGGCATTAGCGCTGGTTTGGAGAATTCAGTTGCCATG TGTGCTACTTTTGTTGGGACTGTTACATACATGTCACCTGAGAGAATCCGGAATGAGAGCTACTCCTACCCAGCAGATATTTGGAGCCTTGGATTGGCTATATTTGAGTGTGGAACTGGGGAGTTTCCATATACGGCAACTGAGGGTCCTGTCAATCTCATGCTACAG ATATTAGATGACCCTTCCCCTTCACCCTCCAAAGAGTCCTTTTCTCCAGAATTTTGCTCGTTTATTGATGCTTGCTTACAGAAGGATCCAGAGGCTAGGCCAACAGCTGAGCAG CTCCTAGCACATTCATTTATTATGAAGCATGAGAGTTCAAAGGTAGACCTAGCAGCATACGCTCGAAGTGTGTTTGACCCTACACAGAGACTGAGGGATTTAGCCGAC ATGCTCACAATCCACTACTACTTACTGTTTGATGGATCTGATGATTTTTGGCACCATGCAAAGGTTCTCTATGGTGAAGCTTCAACTTTCAG TTTCTTGGATGAGGTATATGTGGGCGCAActgatattttcacaaagtTGTCAAGCATAAGAAAGACATTGGTTGGTGATGGGTTCCAGGAGAGGTTGGTACATGTTGTTGAAAGTCTTCAGTGTTGTGCTCATGGAAATGATGGGCTTGCCATCCGCGTCTCTGGCTCATTTATAATTGGGAACCACTTTCTTATATGCGGGAATGGTGTACAAGTAGAGGGAATGCCGAGATTTGATGACTTCACTCGTGAGAGCATTATGCAGCAAAAGATGGGCACCTTTCATGAACAGTTCATAATGGAGCCTGGTAGTGTCGTGGGATGCTTCTTGATATCCAAGCAAGAACTGTATATCTTGCAATAG
- the LOC116248870 gene encoding oleosin Cor a 15 has translation MAEQQQYHGVMEKIQEKSPSASQVVAVLALFPVGGTLLTLSGVTLTGTLIGLALLTPLFLLFSPVIVPAAILIALSVAGFLASGAFSLTAISSFSWLYKQVSGKGGPVMEQIEHVKRRAQETAGQVGQRAREVGQAAQQRAGGGRE, from the coding sequence ATGGCGGAACAGCAGCAGTATCATGGAGTAATGGAAAAGATCCAGGAGAAGTCCCCTTCGGCCTCGCAGGTGGTGGCGGTGCTGGCCCTCTTTCCCGTCGGCGGCACGCTGCTGACCCTCTCCGGTGTGACCCTCACCGGCACGCTCATCGGCCTCGCCCTCCTCAcccctctcttcctcctcttcagcCCCGTGATAGTGCCCGCCGCCATCCTCATCGCCCTCTCCGTCGCCGGCTTCCTCGCCTCCGGCGCCTTCAGCCTTACGGCGATCTCGTCCTTCTCCTGGCTTTACAAGCAGGTCTCCGGGAAGGGCGGGCCGGTGATGGAGCAGATAGAGCACGTCAAGCGCCGGGCGCAGGAGACGGCCGGTCAGGTCGGGCAACGGGCTAGGGAGGTCGGGCAGGCGGCGCAACAGAGGGCCGGCGGCGGGAGGGAATGA